From Rissa tridactyla isolate bRisTri1 chromosome 7, bRisTri1.patW.cur.20221130, whole genome shotgun sequence, a single genomic window includes:
- the MYO18A gene encoding unconventional myosin-XVIIIa isoform X1: MAFSSRFAFWEQKVKDEDKSLAVKRPGKEDGASESPKDAASAPPNPEPTNPEPPKSPEPPPGRGKSPEPVLNGAAVNGLEGPATEAQGDDGQGLSRRRVVRVVRKVVRKVLPGEDAGSAKEPGRDAKSPEPVPPPRKEETGRPAVPAPPAPPPPPTMPAAPTKPEPKDEISAGLKTLMAKGKTKEHRPRLRPGDKREEKSPKPAGGDAKPSLSPGTEAKPEPPVQPSGGKAEPAKAPAPKPTALERHKKLQPVEKRPTPAKTAPAPPQQAAPGLASQLSPSEEAQRRLERIFTASLDPAASASAPSQVPYPCPQEPSASASDPPPSSVCRWAGVCARASCWSGQADDAPAAPFGPVPAAAQAKTEEQIAAEEAWYETEKVWLVHRDGFSLGSQLRPEEGNPLPEGKVKVKLDHDGTVLEVEEDDVEKANPPSCDRVEDLASLLYLNESSVLHTLRQRYGGNLLHTYAGPTMVIINPLSSPSMYSEKVMHMFKGCRREDTSPHIYAVAQAAYRSMLMSRQDQAVVLLGASGSGKTTNCQHLVQYLATIAGSTGKVFSAEKWQALYTILEAFGNSSTGMNGNATRFSQIISLDFDQAGQVASASVQTLLLEKLRVAKRPANEATFNVFYYLLACSDSALRTELHFNHLAENNVFGIAPLSKPEEKQKATQQFNKLQAAMKVMGISGDEQKAFWLILGAIYHLGAAGATKAGRKQFARHEWAQKAAYLLGCSLEELSSSIFKHQPKGTLQRSTSFRQGPDEPPLGDGGTGPKLTALECLEGMAAGLYSELFTLLISLLNRALKSSQHSVCSVTVVDTPGAQNPELAGQSRGATFEELCHNYAQERLQLLFHQRTFARELERYKEENIELALADAEPGSSDSVAAVDQSSHQALVRSLARTDEARGLLWLLEEEALQPGGNEDTLLERLFSYYGPQEGVKKGHNPLLPSDKPRHFLLGHSSGTNWVEYDATGWLNHVKHNPASQNASVLLQESQKKVISSLFAGRGGSALVLSGSVAGLEGGSQLALRRATSMRKTFTTGVAAVKKKSLCIQIKLQVDALIDSIKKSKLHFVHCFLPKAAGGGGDPRALPCRRVSGSELELPAEHCEAGLMQLDVPLLRAQLRGSRLLDALRMYRQGYPDHMVFAEFRRRFDVLAPHLTKKHGRNYIVVDEKRAVEELLESLDLEKSSYHMGLSRVFFRAGSLARLEEQRDAQTSRNITLFQAACRGFLARQQFKKRKIQDLAIRCVQKNIKKNKGVKGWPWWKLFTTVRPLIEVQLTEDQIRGKDEEIQQLKSKLEKVEKERNELRLNSDRLESRITELTSELTDERNTGESASQLLDAETAERLRAEKEMKDLQAKYDALKKQMESMEMEVMEARLIRAAELNGELDDDDSGGEWRLKYERAVREIDFTKKRLQQELEDKLEVEQQGKRQLERRLTDLQADSEESQRALQQLKKKCQRLAAELQDTKLHLEGQQGRNHDLEKKQRRFDSELSQAHEEAQRERLQREKLSREKDVLVAEVFGLKQLLEDKDSDIAGLTQKAEALEAELQDISSQESKDEASLAKVKKQLRDLEAKVKDQEEELDEQAGTIQMLEQAKLRLEMEMERLRQTHAKEVESRDEEVEEIRQSCQKKLKQMEVQLEEEYEDKQKVLREKRELESKLSAVSEQANQRDFETEKRLRRDLKRTKALLADAQIMLDHLKNNAPSKREIAQLKNQLEESEFTCAAAVKARKSMEVEIEDLHLQIDDLAKAKAALEEQLSRLQREKNEVQSRLEEDQEDMNELMKKHKAAVAQASRDLAQMNDLQAQLEEVSKEKQELQEKLQGLQSQLEFLEQSMVDKSLVSRQEAKIRELESRLEFERTQVKRLESLATRLKENMEKLTEERDQRAAAENREKEQNKRLQRQLRDVKEEMGELAKKEAEASRKKHELEMDLESLEAANQSLQSDLKLAFKRIGDLQAAIEDEMESDSNEDLINSLQDMVAKYQKRKSKLDGDSDVDSELEERVDGVKSWLSKSKGSSKALSDDGSLKGSRSAPPEGPEAEERPVSVLSSLSYRKRPGLKDSIGGRGDEQTLFSALSERPPSPERAARRAARGGEPEDRAAVIARAFADASDRARQGLGKRWSLSAADGEKASVASAPVSRASSASWRLEDGDEGDEGCSVLSFALSSPGSLRSRRGGPEGRPESRLSLARSRLEEADEGSRGQPALGRSFSVPPRPRSAASEDGGPGDARPVGHRSYLDPDLEAAIQEVLSYRPPRAGGCSSPEADSGDDRRSVRSVRSAAPLGAADRPAGSIRRSASALDFTRRAGRHRSSSGSSEEEEERKKKSAKKHSKKAKKKSKKKKKKQQSSSDSGSSSDSSSDSSSGSTSSYRSTSSVKKGPRAAGGEEPGRPGRGKKEEKQRKKQVDSLMMKYLYRPESD, translated from the exons ATGGCGTTTTCATCCCGGTTTGCATTCTGGGAGCAGA AGGTCAAGGACGAGGACAAATCCTTAGCTGTGAAAAGACCCGGGAAGGAGGATGGGGCT TCAGAGAGCCCGAAGGATGCGGCGTCTGCACCCCCGAATCCCGAACCCACAAATCCTGAGCCCCCGAAGAGCCCTGAGCCTCCCCCCGGGAGAGGGAAGAGCCCGGAACCGGTGCTGAACGGGGCGGCCGTGAACGGGCTGGAGGGTCCGGCCACCGAGGCGCAGGGGGACGATGGCCAGGGGCTGTCCCGCCGCAGGGTGGTCCGGGTGGTGCGCAAGGTGGTCCGCAAAGTCCTGCCGGGGGAGGACGCTGGCAGCGCCAAGGAGCCGGGGCGAGATGCCAAGTCTCCcgagccagtgccaccccccaggaaggaggagacgggCCGTCCTGCTGtcccggctcccccggccccgccgcctccccccaccatgcccgcagcccccaccaaGCCGGAGCCCAAGGATGAGATCTCAGCAGGGCTCAAAACCCTCATGGCGAAGGGCAAAACCAAAGAGCACCGGCCACGGCTCCGGCCAGGGGACAAACGGGAGGAGAAGTCCCCCAAGCCGGCTGGGGGGGACGCGAagccgtccctgtccccaggcactgAAGCCAAGCCGGAGCCACCGGTGCAGCCTTCGGGAGGGAAAGCGGAGCCAGCAAAGGCACCCGCTCCGAAACCCACCGCCCTGGAGAGGCACAAG AAGCTGCAGCCCGTCGAGAAGCGGCCGACCCCTGCGAAAACTGCCCCGGCACCCCCCCAGCAG GCTGCCCCCGGCCTCGCGTCCCAGCTGAGCCCGTCGGAGGAGGCACAGCGCCGGCTGGAGAGGATCTTCACCGCTTCT CTGgaccccgccgcctccgcctcggCACCCAGCCAGGTACCGTACCCCTGTCCTCAGGAGCCCTCTGCCTCCGCCAGCGACCCCCCGCCATCCTCTGTCTGCCGCTGGGCTGGCGTCTGCGCCCGCGCCTCATGCTGGAGC GGTCAAGCGGACGATGCCCCGGCAGCCCCCTTTGGCCccgtccctgctgcagctcag GCCAAGACGGAGGAGCAGATAGCAGCTGAGGAAGCCTGGTATGAGACCGAGAAGGTGTGGCTGGTGCACAGGGATGGCTTCTCCTTGG GCAGCCAGCTGCGGCCGGAGGAGGGCAACCCCCTGCCCGAGGGCAAGGTGAAGGTGAAGCTGGACCACGATGGAACCGTCCTGGAGGTGGAGGAGGACGATGTGGAGAAG GCGAACCCCCCTTCCTGTGACCGTGTGGAGGACCTCGCCAGCCTCCTCTACCTCAACGAGTCCAGCGTGCTGCACACTCTGCGGCAGCGCTATGGCGGCAACCTCCTGCACACCTACGCCGGCCCCACCATGGTCATCATCAACCCGCTGAGCTCCCCCTCCATGTACTCCGAGAAG gtCATGCACATGTTCAAAGGGTGCCGCAGGGAGGACACGTCCCCGCACATTTACGCGGTGGCCCAGGCCGCCTACCGCAGCATGCTGATGAGCCGCCAGGACCAGGCGGTCGTGCTGCTGGGTGCCAGCGGCAGCGGCAAAACGACCAACTGCCAGCACCTCGTCCAGTACCTCGCCACCATCGCTGGCAGCACCGGCAAGGTCTTCTCTG CGGAGAAGTGGCAGGCTCTCTACACCATCCTGGAGGCTTTTGGCAACAGCAGCACCGGCATGAACGGCAACGCCACCCGCTTCTCCCAGATCATCTCTCTGGACTTTGACCAGGCTGGGCAGGTGGCATCTGCCTCTGTACAG ACACTGCTGCTGGAGAAGCTACGTGTCGCCAAGCGCCCGGCCAATGAGGCCACCTTCAACGTCTTCTACTACCTGCTGGCCTGCTCCGACAGCGCCCTGCG GACCGAGCTTCACTTCAACCACCTGGCAGAGAACAACGTCTTCGGCATTGCGCCCCTCTCCAAG ccggaggaaaagcagaaggcgACCCAGCAGTTCAACAAGCTCCAGGCTGCCATGAAGGTCATGGGCATCTCCGGCGATGAGCAGAAAGCCTTCTGGCTCATCCTGGGGGCCATTTatcatctgggggctgcaggggccacAAAAG CCGGGAGGAAGCAGTTTGCACGGCACGAGTGGGCTCAGAAAGCCGCCtacctgctgggctgcagcctggAGGAGCTCTCCTCCTCCATCTTCAAGCACCAGCCCAAGGGCACCCTGCAGCGATCCACCTCCTTCCGGCAGGGCCCCGACGAGCCCCCCCTGGGCGACGGCGGCACAG GTCCCAAGCTGACGGCGCTGGAGTGCCTGGAGGGCATGGCGGCCGGCTTGTACTCCGAGCTCTTCACCCTCCTCATCTCCCTCCTCAACAG ggCGCTGAAGTCGAGCCAGCACTCGGTGTGCTCGGTGACGGTGGTGGACACCCCCGGGGCGCAAAACCCTgagctggcagggcagagccggggggccaCCTTCGAGGAGCTCTGCCACAACTACGCCCAGGAGCgcctgcagctcctcttccaccAGCGCACCTTCGCCCGCGAGCTGGAGCGCTACAAGGAG GAGAACATAGAGCTTGCCCTGGCTGATGCCGAGCCCGGATCCTCTGACTCTGTAGCCGCTGTAGACCAGTCCTCGCACCAGGCACTG GTCCGGTCGCTGGCCCGCACGGACGAGGCACgggggctgctgtggctgctggaggaggaggcacTGCAGCCAGGCGGCAACGAGGACACCTTGCTGGAGCGGCTCTTCTCCTACTACGGCCCCCAGGAAGGGGTCAAGAAAG GGCACAACCCACTGCTCCCCAGTGACAAGCCCCGACACTTCCTCCTGGGTCACAGCTCGGGGACCAACTGGGTGGAGTACGATGCCACAGGCTGGCTCAACCACGTCAAGCACAACCCGGCCTCCCAGAATGCCTCCGTCCTGCTGCAAGAGTCGCAGAA gAAGGTCATCAGCAGCCTGTTTGCCGGCCGCGGTGGATCGGCGCTGGTGCTGTCGGGGTCGGtggcggggctggaggggggctCCCAGCTGGCCCTGCGCCGGGCCACCAGCATGCGCAAGACCTTCACGACCGGCGTGGCCGCCGTCAAGAAGAAGTCCCTCTGCATCCAGATCAAGCTGCAAGTG GACGCCCTCATTGACAGCATCAAGAAGTCCAAGCTCCACTTTGTGCACTGCTTCCTGCCcaaggcggcggggggcggcggggacccccgGGCTCTGCCGTGCCGGCGGGTGAGCGGCAGCGAGCTGGAGCTGCCGGCGGAGCACTGCGAGGCCGGGCTCATGCAGCTGGACGTGCCTCTCCTGCGTGCCCAGCTCCGCGGCTCCCGATTGCTCGACGCCCTCCGCATGTACCGCCAAG GGTACCCCGACCACATGGTGTTTGCGGAGTTCAGGCGGCGCTTTGATGTCCTGGCCCCGCACCTGACCAAGAAGCACGGGCGCAACTACATCGTGGTGGACGAGAAGCGG GCggtggaggagctcctggagtcGCTGGACCTGGAGAAGAGCAGCTACCACATGGGCTTGAGTCGG GTGTTTTTCCGGGCCGGGTCACTGGCCAGGCTGGAAGAGCAGCGGGACGCACAGACCAGCAGGAACATCACCCTCTTCCAGGCAGCGTGCAGGGGCTTCCTGGCACGGCAGCAGTTCAAGAAGAGGAAG ATCCAGGATTTGGCCATCCGGTGCGTGCAGAAGAACATCAAGAAGAACAAGGGGGTGAAGGGCTGGCCCTGGTGGAAGCTCTTCACCACCGTGCGGCCCCTCATCGAGGTGCAGCTCACTGAGGACCAGATCCGTGGCAAAGAC GAAGAGATCCAGCAGCTGAAGAGCAAACTCGAGAAGGTGGAGAAGGAGCGTAACGAGCTCCGGCTCAACAGTGACCGCCTGGAGAGCAGG atCACAGAGCTGACGTCGGAGCTGACAGACGAGCGAAACACCGGCGAGTCGGCCTCCCAGCTGCTGGACGCTGAGACGGCCGAGAGGCTGCGGGCCGAGAAGGAGATGAAGGACCTGCAG gcCAAGTATGATGCTCTGAAGAAGCAGATGGAGTCGATGGAGATGGAAGTGATGGAGGCTCGGCTCATCCGGGCGGCCGAGCTCAATGGGGAGCTCGATGATGATGATTCAG GCGGCGAATGGCGGCTGAAATACGAGCGGGCAGTGCGGGAGATCGACTTCACCAAGAAacggctgcagcaggagctggaggacaaGCTGGAGGTGGAGCAGCAGGGCAAGAGGCAGCTGGAGCGGAGG TTGACGGACCTGCAGGCAGACAGCGAGGAGAGCCAGCGGGcactgcagcagctgaagaagaaGTGCCAGCGCCTGGCCGCGGAGCTGCAGGACACCAAGCTGCACCTCGAGGGCCAGCAAGGACGTAACCACGACCTGGAGAAGAAGCAGCGGAG GTTCGACAGCGAGCTCTCGCAGGCGCACGAGGAGGCACAGCGGGAGAGGCTGCAGCGGGAGAAGCTGAGCCGTGAGAAGGACGTGCTGGTGGCCGAGGTCTTTGGCCTCAAGCAGCTGCTGGAG GACAAGGACTCGGACATCGCGGGGCTGACACAGAAGGCAGAGGCGCTGGAGGCCGAGCTGCAGGACATCTCCTCCCAGGAGTCGAAGGACGAGGCCTCCTTGGCCAAGGTGAAGAAGCAGCTAAGGGACCTGGAGGCGAAGGTCAAAgaccaggaggaggaactggacGAGCAGGCTGGGACCATCcagatgctggagcag GCCAAGCTGCggctggagatggagatggagcgGCTGCGGCAGACCCACGCCAAGGAGGTGGAGAGCCGTGacgaggaggtggaggagatTCGGCAGTCATGCCAGAAGAAG CTGAAGCAGATGGAggtgcagctggaggaggagtaCGAGGACAAGCAGAAGGTGCTGAGAGAGAAACGGGAGCTGGAGAGCAAGTTGTCCGCTGTCAGCGAGCAG GCCAACCAGCGGGACTTCGAGACGGAAAAGCGCCTGCGCCGGGACCTGAAGAGGACAAAAGCGCTGCTGGCCGACGCGCAGATCATGCTGGACCACCTGAAGAACAACGCGCCCAGCAAGAGGGAGATCGCCCAGCTCAAGAACCAG CTGGAGGAGTCGGAGTTCACCTGCGCAGCTGCCGTCAAGGCCCGCAAGTCGATGGAGGTGGAGATTGAAGACCTCCACCTGCAGATCGATGACCTTGCCAAGGCCAAGGCAGCG ctggaggagcagctgagccGGCTGCAGCGGGAGAAGAATGAAGTGCAGAGTCGGCTGGAGGAGGACCAGGAGGACATGAATGAGCTGATGAAGAAGCACAAGGCGGCCGTGGCCCAG GCATCCCGGGACCTGGCGCAGATGAATGACCTCCAGGCGCAGCTGGAGGAGGTCAGCAAGGAgaaacaggagctgcaggagaag CTGCAAGGTCTGCAGAGCCAGCTGGAGTTCCTGGAGCAATCCATGGTGGACAAGTCGCTGGTGAGCCGGCAAGAGGCCAAGATCCGCGAGCTGGAGAGCAGGCTGGAGTTCGAGCGGACACAAGTCAAGCGCCTGGAG agcctggCCACACGGCTGAAGGAGAACATGGAGAAGCTGACGGAGGAGCGGGATCAGCGCGCGGCTGCCGAGAACCGGGAGAAGGAGCAGAACAAGCGGCTGCAGCGGCAGCTCCGCGACGTCAAGGAGGAGATGGGCGAGCTGGCCAAGAAGGAGGCGGAGGCCAGCCGCAAGAAGCACGAGCTG gaGATGGACCTGGAGAGCCTGGAAGCTGCCAACCAGAGCCTGCAGTCGGACCTGAAGCTGGCCTTCAAGCGCATCGGGGACCTGCAGGCAGCCATCGAGGATGAGATGGAGAGCGACAGCAACGAGGACCTCATCAACAG TTTGCAGGACATGGTGGCAAAGTAtcagaaaagaaagagtaaaCT CGACGGCGACTCGGACGTGGACTCGGAGCTGGAGGAGCGTGTGGACGGGGTGAAGTCCTGGCTCTCCAAGAGCAAAGGCTCCTCCAAAGCGCTCTCGGATGACGGCAGCCTGAAGGGCAGCAG GTCAGCCCCGCCGGAGGGTCCCGAGGCCGAGGAGCGGCCGGTGTCGGTGTTGAGCTCCCTCAGCTATAGGAAGCGGCCGGGCCTGAAGGACTCCATAGGCGGCCGCGGGGACGAGCAGACGCTCTTCAGCGCGCTCAGCGAGCGACCGCCTTCCCCCGAGCGCGCTGCACGGAGGGCAGCCCGGGGCGGCGAGCCCGAGGACCGGGCGGCCGTCATCGCCCGCGCCTTTGCCGATGCCAGCGACCGCGCTCGGCAAGGGTTGGGCAAGCGTTGGTCGCTCTCGGCTGCCGACGGCGAGAAAGCCTCCGTCGCCTCCGCCCCGGTGAGCCgggcctcctctgcctcctggaGGCTGGAGGACGGGGACGAGGGGGATGAGGGGTGCTCGGTGCTGAGCTTTGCCCTCTCCAGCCCCGGGAGCTTACGGAGCCGGCGTGGGGGGCCTGAGGGTCGCCCCGAGTCGCGGCTCTCCCTGGCTCGCAGCCGCCTGGAGGAGGCGGACGAGGGGTCCCGCGGGCAGCCCGCCCTGGGGCGCAGCTTCtccgtgcccccccggccccgcagtgCCGCCTCCGAGGACGGGGGTCCCGGGGACGCCCGCCCCGTGGGGCACCGCTCCTACCTCGACCCTGACCTGGAAGCCGCCATCCAGGAGGTGCTGAGTTACCGCCCGCCacgggccgggggctgctccagccccgaggCCGACTCAGGGGATGACAGACGGAGCGTACGGAGCGTGCGGAGCGCGGCCCCCCTGGGCGCCGCCGACCGCCCCGCCGGCAGCATCCGTCGCTCCGCATCTGCCCTCGACTTCACCCGGCGCGCCGGCCGGCACCGCAGCAGCTCAGGCtcctctgaggaagaggaggagcggAAGAAGAAGAGTGCCAAGAAGCACTCCAAGAAGGCCAAGAAGAAatccaagaagaagaagaagaagcagcagtcATCATCCGACTCGGGTTCCTCCTCCGATTCATCCTCTGATTCCTCCTCGGGCTCCACCAGCTCCTACCGCAGCACCTCCAGCGTCAAGAAGggcccgcgggcggcggggggcgaggaGCCGGGACGCCCCGGCcggggcaagaaggaggagaaacagcGGAAGAAGCAGGTTGACAGCCTGATGATGAAGTACCTGTACCGGCCCGAGAGCGACTGA